TAAAACACTACTCATCGGAAATAATGCAGTTGTTGCTCAAGCCAATGGAACTAGCATATCTGCAGGATTAGTTAACACCAACAATATAAAAACCAACGATACAAATCAAATATTGAACCAAATATCAACAGAACTCACAACAGGAAATGGTAGTTTAGTAATCCAACCTCACAAACTAACTATAATTAGCAATGACACCATAACACAGACAGTAGTATCAAATTCAAGCCAGTATTCAATATTACTGATCAATCAAAACAACACATACATCTCTGTTGCAATGAATAAAGAACTTGAAGATTCCATGTTCACTAGACTTTTCTTTATGGGTGGTGCTGGTTTAACCCATTTCAAGTCAATCTATGGTCAGCCGGGAGTCATGGTTTGGGGTGTAACTTACTAATACCCCTTAATAATTTTTTATTAATTCAATTTTTTTAAAAATCTCCAATCAAAAACTTTTTTTAAGTGGAAGGAATAAACAACTATTTGTTGATCAATGAAAAGTGAATCCCGATTTAGAATGAATAATTAGCTGAAAAAATTCCGATTAAATAAACCATCTTAAGTAAAGATACAACATACATCAATTATCATTTAATCTTAAAAATTTAGATATTAATTAATTGATACATTGTAGAATTTTAAATATATTTTATTTGATATACACATCTTAAACTAATTTTATGTGAGTTTTATGGCTATTGAAGACAGAATCAGAGAAATCGAAGAGGAGATCAAAAAAACTCCTTACAACAAGGCAACTTCCCATCATATAGGGAAGTTAAAAGCCAAACTCTCCAAGCTTAAGGAAGATGCACTTGCAAGAAGCAGTTCTGGAGGTAAAGGTAGGGGTTTTCATGTTAAAAAAAGTGGAGATTCTACAGTAGTGCTTTTGGGATTTCCATCGGTTGGAAAATCCACTATTTTAAACCAGCTCACCAATGCTGACTCTAAAATAGGAGCGTACGAATTCACTACCTTAGATATAGTTCCCGGAGTTATGGAATATAGGGGAGCTAAAATACAGATACTGGATATCCCGGGGATAATAACTGGAGCATCTCGTGGTAAAGGACGAGGAAGGGAAATTCTGTCTGTTGCTAGAAATGCTGACTTTATATTAATGGTTCTTGATGTTTTTAATCCACAACATTTGAAGGTAATCTTGGAAGAACTGAGAAACATTGGAATAAGGGCAAATGAAAGACCTCCAGATGTTACTGTAAAACAAACTAAGATGGGAGGATTACATATTTTATCAACTGTTCCTTTAACCAAGATCGATGAAAAAACCATTAGATCTATATTAAATGAATATGGAATACACAGCGCAGACGTGTTGATAAGGGAAGATGTAACTGTTGATCGTTTCATAGATTCAATGGATCCAAGCTGTATCTATGTGCCAATGCTGGTTGTTTTAAATAAAATAGACCTTGCAGATAAAGAATACTTGGAAAAATTAAAATTAGAAATGCCAGAGGCAATTTTAATAGCAGCGGATAAAGGCATCAATACAGAAGAACTCAAGGATGAAATATTCGAAAGACTTGAACTCATACGTCTTTATTTAAAACCACAAGGAAGGAAAGCAGATTTAGAAGAACCCATGATCATACGAAAAGGATCGACTATTGCAGATGTTGCAGCCAAACTACATAGGGATTTTATAAAAAATTTCAGACATGCAAAGGTTTGGGGTACTTCGGTTAAATTCCCCGGCCAAAAGGTGGGCCTAGATCATGTTTTAAATGATAAAGACGTTTTAAGGTTGATAATAAGAAAATAAAACCTAAATATGGGTTTTAGGAATGATTTATTAAAATTCTCACATGAATATCAATTAAGTTGAAAGAATTTTTATATGATGAAAAACTATATTAAAGTGGTGAAAAAATGAAATTAGATGATATAATTGTTTCAAAGGCGATAATTGAAGGATTTATGGAGGATTTCTTGGATTATACAGATATGGATGTTGCAATTGGTGGAGGAGGTCCTGCAGGACTCACCGCAGGATACTATCTTGCAAAAGCCGGACTTAAAGTTGCTCTGTTTGAGAAAAAACTCTCAATGGGTGGTGGAATGTGGGGTGGTGGAATGATGTTCAACAAGATCGTTGTTCAAGAGGAAAGCAAACATATCCTAGATGAGTTTGGTATTGGGACTAAAGAATATGAAGAAGGTTACTATGTTGCAGACTCCATTGAATGTGTTTCAACCATTTGTTCAGAAGCTTGTAAAGCAGGATTAAAAATATTCAATCTAATGGCTATTGAAGATGTTATGATGAGGGATAAGGGAGTTGAAGGAGTTGTTCTTAACTGGACAGCAGTTGAGATGGGAGGTCTGCATGTAGATCCATTAACTGTTCGTTCAAAGGCAGTTATTGATGCTACAGGACACCCTTGTGAAGTTGTGAAGATACTGGAAAATAAGATGGAAGTAGAACTTCTAACTGAAACAGGAAAGATAATGGGCGAAAAATCCATGTGGGCCGATAAGGCAGAAAGTCAGGTAATGGATAATACAACCGAAGTATACCCTGGTCTTTACGTTACAGGTATGGCAGCAAACGCAGTTCACGGATCACCACGTATGGGGCCCATATTTGGTGGAATGCTCCTTTCAGGTGAAAAAGTTGCTCAGATGTTAATAGAAAAATTGAAATAATTCATTCAATTATTCTTTTTCATTAGATTTGGTTAGAAGAATGACAGCTGTACTTATAACCGGAACACCCGGAACAGGGAAGACAACTGTATCAAGAATTGTTGCTGAAAAATTGGAAACATCGCTGTTAGCTGTAAATGATCTTGTTGATGAAAAACATATCTATAATGAGATTGATGCAGAAAAGGGATACAAAGTTGTTGATTTAGATACTCTTTTAAATGAAATCAAGATTATCGTTGAGAATTCTGATAAGGATCATATAATTGTTGAGGGCCATCTTGCCCATGAATTTTCCAGCGATGTTGTGGATATGGTTATAGTTCTCAGGGCAAGACCAGATATTTTAAGAAAACGCCTGAATAAAAGAGGTTGGTCAGATTCTAAGGTTTACGAGAATCTTGAAGCAGAGGCTCTTGATATATGTACATTTGAAGCCGTAGAAATACATGGAAAAAAGGTAAATGAATTGGATACCAGTGATATTAATGTTGAGGAAGTTGCAGATATTGTAATTGAAATAATAAACTATAAAAAACATTTTCCACCGGGTAATCTCAACTTCCTAGAGGAACTATATGGCATATAAATAATTATTTTGTTGAAATCTGGAAGTATCATTTTAATTAATGAAATAAACTTTCCAGATCGATCTTTTATGATGTTGAACTTCAATAAGAATTGTGATAGCAAAGCTTTTTAAATGGTAACGTGAATAAACTATAATATTATTCTTAAGTACAGTTCTTAGAATTTTAGGGATCTACTCCTTTAGGATTCAAAACCCATATGAGCTAAACATTTTAAGATTAATAGTTCTATATTCTGGTATTTGCAGTTTACCATGAGAGGTTAAACTTTGAGAAGGGGAAGAAGACCGAAATGGATGTTAAAAATAGCTGAAGAGAGGATTGACATTCTTTTTAACAAGGCTGATGATGAATTAACCAGACATCCAGAAAGGTCCAATCGTTACGTTGAAATGGCTCGAAATATTGCAAAAAAGTACAATATGAAGATGTCCTCTAAATGGAGCAAGAGATTCTGCCACAGTTGCTATCATTTTATGAAACCCGGTTTAAACTGCCAGATAAGATTATCCGATTCAAGCGTGGTTATTAAATGTCTTGAATGTGGGAATATAAATAAAATTCCATATATGAAGGAAAAAAAAGAGAGAAGGAGGAGGAAAATTGAATATAATAACACCTCCAAAAAAGGAATTAATGAACAG
The Methanobacterium spitsbergense DNA segment above includes these coding regions:
- a CDS encoding OBG GTPase family GTP-binding protein, with the translated sequence MAIEDRIREIEEEIKKTPYNKATSHHIGKLKAKLSKLKEDALARSSSGGKGRGFHVKKSGDSTVVLLGFPSVGKSTILNQLTNADSKIGAYEFTTLDIVPGVMEYRGAKIQILDIPGIITGASRGKGRGREILSVARNADFILMVLDVFNPQHLKVILEELRNIGIRANERPPDVTVKQTKMGGLHILSTVPLTKIDEKTIRSILNEYGIHSADVLIREDVTVDRFIDSMDPSCIYVPMLVVLNKIDLADKEYLEKLKLEMPEAILIAADKGINTEELKDEIFERLELIRLYLKPQGRKADLEEPMIIRKGSTIADVAAKLHRDFIKNFRHAKVWGTSVKFPGQKVGLDHVLNDKDVLRLIIRK
- a CDS encoding sulfide-dependent adenosine diphosphate thiazole synthase — protein: MKLDDIIVSKAIIEGFMEDFLDYTDMDVAIGGGGPAGLTAGYYLAKAGLKVALFEKKLSMGGGMWGGGMMFNKIVVQEESKHILDEFGIGTKEYEEGYYVADSIECVSTICSEACKAGLKIFNLMAIEDVMMRDKGVEGVVLNWTAVEMGGLHVDPLTVRSKAVIDATGHPCEVVKILENKMEVELLTETGKIMGEKSMWADKAESQVMDNTTEVYPGLYVTGMAANAVHGSPRMGPIFGGMLLSGEKVAQMLIEKLK
- a CDS encoding adenylate kinase family protein yields the protein MTAVLITGTPGTGKTTVSRIVAEKLETSLLAVNDLVDEKHIYNEIDAEKGYKVVDLDTLLNEIKIIVENSDKDHIIVEGHLAHEFSSDVVDMVIVLRARPDILRKRLNKRGWSDSKVYENLEAEALDICTFEAVEIHGKKVNELDTSDINVEEVADIVIEIINYKKHFPPGNLNFLEELYGI
- a CDS encoding ribonuclease P, yielding MLKIAEERIDILFNKADDELTRHPERSNRYVEMARNIAKKYNMKMSSKWSKRFCHSCYHFMKPGLNCQIRLSDSSVVIKCLECGNINKIPYMKEKKERRRRKIEYNNTSKKGINEQIIINNHHKHRKIKNK